A genomic segment from Streptomyces sp. NBC_01233 encodes:
- a CDS encoding glycosyltransferase, protein MKALHIITGLGVGGAEQQLRLLLRHMPMQCDVLTLTNPGPVAEGLRADGVRVVHLGMRGNRDLGALPRLVRFIRRGQYDLVHTHLYRACVYGRLAARLAGARATVATEHSLGEGEIEGRPLSGGVRALYLASERLGAATVAVSDTVAARLEGWGVPAARVHVVPNGIEAVRFRFEEGVRRATRARTGLPERAFVVGGVGRLVPGKRFDVLVRAVAALPGAHLLLAGDGPERAGLRRLAAELGAQSRIHLLGERDPLGDSADGRTPGIPALLAAMDVFVSPSREEAFGLAVVEALAAGLPVLHVTCPAIDDLPAAQAPGARRIGTGTEELVAALRGHMEAGARRLPPPPVVRRYDIARSARQLLDVYDLALSAAPGTAGAARGPADPGPAGPSDPNASRPAASVPDPSVPGAAVPERVPGDATATGTVVGARRKPVGPGPAESPTGTG, encoded by the coding sequence GTGAAGGCCCTGCACATCATCACCGGCCTCGGGGTCGGCGGTGCCGAGCAGCAACTGCGGCTGCTGCTGCGGCACATGCCGATGCAGTGCGACGTGCTGACGCTGACCAACCCCGGGCCGGTGGCCGAGGGGCTGCGCGCCGACGGGGTCCGGGTCGTGCACCTGGGGATGCGGGGCAACCGGGACCTGGGGGCGCTGCCGCGGCTGGTGCGGTTCATCCGGCGCGGCCAGTACGACCTCGTGCACACGCACCTGTACCGGGCCTGCGTGTACGGGCGCCTCGCGGCCCGGCTCGCGGGCGCCCGGGCGACCGTGGCCACCGAACACTCCCTCGGCGAGGGCGAGATCGAGGGCCGGCCGCTGTCCGGCGGGGTACGGGCGCTGTACCTGGCCAGCGAACGCCTCGGCGCGGCCACGGTGGCCGTGTCCGACACCGTCGCCGCCCGGCTGGAGGGGTGGGGGGTGCCGGCCGCGCGGGTGCACGTCGTACCGAACGGGATCGAGGCCGTCCGCTTCCGCTTCGAGGAGGGCGTCCGGCGGGCCACCCGCGCCCGGACCGGCCTGCCCGAACGGGCCTTCGTCGTCGGCGGGGTCGGGCGGCTGGTCCCGGGCAAGCGGTTCGACGTCCTGGTACGGGCCGTGGCCGCGCTGCCCGGGGCTCACCTGCTGCTGGCCGGGGACGGGCCGGAACGGGCGGGGCTGCGCCGGCTGGCCGCCGAGCTCGGTGCGCAGAGCCGGATCCACCTGCTCGGGGAGCGGGACCCGCTGGGCGACAGCGCGGACGGCCGCACCCCCGGCATCCCGGCGCTGCTGGCCGCCATGGACGTCTTCGTCTCCCCGTCGCGGGAGGAGGCCTTCGGGCTCGCGGTCGTGGAGGCGCTGGCCGCCGGACTCCCCGTCCTGCACGTGACCTGCCCGGCCATCGACGACCTGCCGGCCGCCCAGGCCCCCGGAGCCCGCCGCATCGGCACCGGCACCGAGGAACTGGTCGCGGCGCTGCGCGGGCACATGGAGGCGGGAGCGCGCCGGCTGCCCCCGCCGCCGGTGGTCCGCCGCTACGACATCGCCCGCAGCGCCCGGCAGCTGCTGGACGTGTACGACCTCGCCCTCTCGGCCGCGCCGGGCACCGCCGGGGCCGCCCGGGGCCCGGCAGATCCGGGTCCGGCCGGCCCGTCGGACCCGAACGCGTCCCGCCCGGCCGCGTCGGTCCCGGACCCGTCGGTCCCGGGTGCGGCCGTGCCCGAGCGGGTGCCCGGCGACGCCACCGCCACCGGCACCGTCGTTGGTGCCCGGCGCAAGCCGGTCGGACCCGGACCGGCGGAGAGCCCGACCGGAACCGGCTGA
- a CDS encoding polysaccharide deacetylase family protein, with protein sequence MSADTDTAPAAVLVPARRTASPWVLMYHSVAEFTDPAEDPYGITVTPRALEAQLVWLRSRGLRGVSVGELLRARAAGHGAGLVGLTFDDGYTDFLTHALPLLRRYDCTSTVFVLPGRLGVDNVWDPLGPRKSLLTAEGIREVADAGQEIGSHGLLHQDLTAAADDVLQQELRGSRDLLRELTGTLPGGFCYPYGHLDARVVDATRAAGYGYACAIDPGRLAGPHALPRTHVSQADGGARLRIKQLRHQARELRRAVYR encoded by the coding sequence ATGTCCGCTGACACTGACACGGCCCCCGCCGCCGTGCTGGTCCCCGCCCGCCGGACCGCTTCGCCGTGGGTCCTGATGTACCACTCGGTCGCCGAGTTCACCGACCCCGCCGAGGACCCGTACGGGATCACCGTGACCCCGCGGGCCCTGGAGGCCCAGCTGGTGTGGCTGCGCTCCCGCGGCCTGCGCGGGGTCTCGGTCGGCGAACTGCTCCGGGCCCGCGCGGCCGGCCACGGCGCCGGGCTGGTCGGGCTGACCTTCGACGACGGCTACACCGACTTCCTGACCCACGCGCTGCCGCTGCTGCGCCGCTACGACTGCACCTCCACCGTCTTCGTCCTGCCCGGGCGGCTCGGCGTGGACAACGTGTGGGACCCGCTGGGGCCGCGCAAGTCCCTGCTCACCGCCGAGGGCATCCGCGAGGTCGCCGACGCGGGACAGGAGATCGGCTCGCACGGGCTGCTCCACCAGGACCTCACCGCGGCCGCCGACGACGTCCTCCAGCAGGAACTGCGGGGCAGCCGCGACCTGCTGCGCGAGCTGACCGGCACCCTGCCCGGAGGGTTCTGCTACCCCTACGGGCACCTCGACGCCCGGGTCGTCGACGCCACCCGCGCCGCCGGCTACGGCTACGCCTGCGCCATCGACCCCGGGCGGCTCGCGGGCCCGCACGCCCTGCCGCGCACCCACGTCAGCCAGGCCGACGGCGGCGCCCGGCTGCGCATCAAGCAGCTGCGCCACCAGGCGCGGGAGCTGCGCCGGGCGGTGTACCGGTGA
- a CDS encoding murein biosynthesis integral membrane protein MurJ — protein MPVPAAPRFAAGGRPGRRGAVPVTADPGFVAGGLPGGEHAVREPLFGSAGYPGGASGKRSVRVAARSASGSADAPEAQVAPAGSRLGQVRRAGEASVPAAPGRSGVRQVGQAAGSAGPRAGRTGGSAELPDPATPGGSPPLGRFLAKAAAVTAGLTAAGAVFGLVRDQTIAHLFGAGHDSDAFLIAWTVPEMASTLLIEDAMALLMVPAFSHALARRAASRAGLTRMEARAQDPVRLLVGATLPRLAVFVAAVASVLIVAAPAVVAVLAPGLPDPGLAVQCTRMTALTVISFGIAGYFSAALRAHRSFVPPAAIYVSYNVGIIGTMVALHALWGVRAVAAGVAVGGLLMVLVQLPAFIRNVGFGPPRAKSAPRSQRDRDRPTLIAFGVIAPVIFFAVFRQSQVLVERFLAASLPPGAISHLNYAQKVAQMPMVLSLMICTVTFPVVAQAMAGGELEKARRRVEQDLALASLAVLMGTALVIGYAPQIIQVLFERGAFTHQDTLATASVMRVYGFGLLGHCLVGALSRPFFSTARPTWFPAFAMGAGLLVNIVAGAFAVGWWGTYGIAAANAAGISTTAALLLTGLGSRIVAIQVRRVAVSIGRLAVAAVAACVTGWIAGPMIPDPMLSAALGCLLVPAMFGATGMAIRALEVTALPGQISQFTQRFRNVR, from the coding sequence GTGCCGGTTCCGGCAGCCCCGCGGTTCGCCGCCGGAGGCCGTCCGGGCCGGCGGGGCGCCGTGCCGGTCACGGCGGACCCGGGTTTCGTCGCCGGGGGCCTGCCGGGTGGTGAGCACGCCGTGCGGGAGCCCCTGTTCGGCTCCGCCGGGTATCCGGGCGGGGCCTCGGGGAAGCGCAGCGTGCGGGTGGCGGCGCGATCCGCGAGCGGCTCCGCCGACGCACCCGAAGCCCAGGTGGCGCCTGCGGGCAGCAGGCTGGGCCAGGTCCGGCGCGCCGGTGAGGCGTCCGTGCCCGCCGCCCCCGGCAGGAGCGGGGTCAGGCAGGTGGGGCAGGCGGCCGGCTCCGCCGGCCCCCGCGCCGGCCGGACGGGCGGGTCCGCCGAGCTCCCCGATCCCGCCACCCCCGGCGGGAGTCCGCCGCTCGGGCGGTTCCTGGCGAAGGCAGCCGCCGTCACGGCTGGGCTGACCGCCGCCGGGGCAGTGTTCGGGCTGGTGCGCGACCAGACCATCGCGCACCTCTTCGGGGCCGGGCACGACAGCGACGCCTTCCTGATCGCCTGGACCGTGCCCGAGATGGCCTCGACGCTCCTCATCGAGGACGCCATGGCGCTGCTGATGGTGCCCGCCTTCAGCCACGCCCTGGCCCGGCGGGCCGCCAGCCGGGCCGGCCTCACCCGCATGGAGGCCCGCGCACAGGACCCCGTACGGCTGCTCGTGGGGGCGACCCTGCCCCGGCTCGCCGTGTTCGTGGCCGCCGTCGCCTCCGTGCTCATCGTGGCCGCGCCGGCGGTCGTCGCGGTGCTCGCGCCCGGCCTGCCCGACCCCGGACTGGCCGTCCAGTGCACCCGGATGACGGCCCTGACCGTCATCTCCTTCGGCATCGCCGGATACTTCAGCGCCGCACTGCGGGCCCACCGTTCCTTCGTGCCGCCCGCCGCGATCTACGTCTCGTACAACGTCGGGATCATCGGCACCATGGTCGCCCTGCACGCCCTGTGGGGCGTGCGCGCGGTCGCCGCGGGCGTCGCCGTCGGCGGACTGCTCATGGTCCTCGTCCAGCTGCCCGCCTTCATCCGCAACGTGGGCTTCGGCCCGCCCCGCGCCAAGAGTGCCCCGCGCAGCCAGCGCGACCGCGACCGCCCCACCCTCATCGCCTTCGGGGTCATCGCCCCCGTGATCTTCTTCGCCGTCTTCCGGCAGTCGCAGGTGCTCGTCGAGCGGTTCCTGGCCGCCTCGCTCCCGCCCGGGGCGATCTCGCACCTCAACTACGCGCAGAAGGTCGCGCAGATGCCGATGGTGCTCTCCCTGATGATCTGCACCGTCACCTTCCCCGTCGTCGCCCAGGCCATGGCCGGCGGGGAGCTGGAGAAGGCCCGGCGCCGGGTGGAGCAGGACCTCGCACTGGCCTCGCTCGCCGTCCTCATGGGCACCGCCCTCGTCATCGGGTACGCGCCCCAGATCATCCAGGTCCTCTTCGAACGTGGCGCCTTCACCCACCAGGACACCCTCGCCACCGCCTCCGTCATGCGGGTCTACGGATTCGGACTGCTCGGCCACTGCCTCGTCGGGGCACTGTCCCGGCCCTTCTTCTCGACCGCCCGGCCCACCTGGTTCCCGGCGTTCGCGATGGGTGCCGGACTGCTCGTCAACATCGTGGCCGGAGCCTTCGCCGTCGGCTGGTGGGGCACCTACGGGATCGCCGCCGCCAACGCCGCCGGCATCTCCACCACCGCCGCCCTGCTGCTCACCGGACTCGGCTCGCGGATCGTCGCCATCCAGGTCCGCCGGGTCGCCGTCAGCATCGGACGGCTCGCCGTGGCCGCCGTCGCCGCCTGCGTCACCGGCTGGATCGCCGGGCCCATGATCCCCGACCCGATGCTCAGCGCAGCCCTCGGCTGCCTGCTGGTCCCGGCCATGTTCGGAGCCACCGGCATGGCCATACGCGCCCTCGAAGTCACCGCCCTGCCCGGTCAGATCTCCCAGTTCACGCAGAGGTTCCGCAATGTCCGCTGA
- a CDS encoding O-antigen ligase family protein: MSLVLTGPWARPDLPGLLRRHWPLLPLAATVLFLLAPLPAGDATASGKVGPADAASLLLAFVCAVQALRGRVRTLTPLGVLVLGTPAVGLAIATMTAGDPYAALPGFVRYLQVFVLVPAAVVLLVRDAAEFRLAAGCFVVLALVQGAVGVVQYATHTGASYQGQNIRAVGTFGPGDVMGMATVVAYGLVVATAVALAPGLPQRVRRIAGGVALVLVLPLVLSFSRGVWIATAGAAVLVMVLAGIRRALKVLLALAAAGVVLVGGLGVGSDMVAERLTSITQVSSAPDQSVTDRYTMWAAAESMWRERPAVGVGLKGFPAHRDGHSSLGLSSGSDTAGAGQAYIRQPLLSPHNMYLLILSEQGLIGLIALAGGWAALLVAGLRRLAAGERIRDCGLIATGLFVWQLTDFLYADIGGPSTVLTGVIIGLAAWWALPSPGAAGPLRGAAAVSGAAGGAGARGRAPGVAARR; the protein is encoded by the coding sequence ATGAGCCTCGTCCTCACCGGCCCCTGGGCCCGGCCCGACCTGCCGGGACTGCTGCGCCGGCACTGGCCGTTGCTGCCGCTGGCCGCGACCGTGCTGTTCCTGCTCGCCCCGCTCCCGGCGGGGGACGCGACCGCCTCCGGGAAGGTCGGCCCGGCCGACGCCGCTTCGCTGCTGCTGGCGTTCGTCTGCGCGGTGCAGGCGCTGCGCGGCCGGGTGCGGACGCTGACCCCGCTGGGCGTGCTGGTGCTCGGCACGCCGGCCGTGGGCCTCGCGATCGCGACGATGACCGCGGGGGATCCGTACGCCGCCCTGCCCGGGTTCGTGCGCTACCTCCAGGTCTTCGTGCTCGTCCCGGCGGCCGTGGTGCTGCTGGTGCGCGACGCCGCGGAGTTCCGGCTGGCCGCCGGGTGCTTCGTGGTCCTGGCGCTGGTGCAGGGCGCGGTGGGGGTCGTGCAGTACGCGACCCACACCGGGGCCTCCTACCAGGGCCAGAACATCCGGGCCGTGGGGACCTTCGGCCCCGGTGACGTCATGGGCATGGCCACCGTGGTGGCGTACGGGCTGGTCGTGGCGACCGCGGTCGCGCTGGCGCCGGGGCTGCCGCAGCGGGTCCGGCGGATCGCCGGGGGCGTGGCGCTGGTGCTGGTGCTGCCGCTGGTGCTGTCGTTCAGCCGGGGCGTGTGGATCGCCACCGCCGGCGCGGCCGTGCTGGTGATGGTGCTGGCCGGGATCCGGCGGGCACTGAAGGTGCTCCTCGCGCTCGCCGCGGCGGGTGTGGTCCTGGTGGGCGGGCTCGGCGTCGGCTCCGACATGGTCGCCGAGCGACTGACCTCCATCACCCAGGTCTCCAGCGCCCCCGACCAGTCGGTGACCGACCGCTACACGATGTGGGCCGCGGCCGAGTCGATGTGGCGCGAGCGGCCGGCGGTGGGGGTGGGGCTCAAGGGCTTCCCCGCCCACCGCGACGGCCACTCCTCGCTGGGGCTCTCCTCCGGCAGCGACACCGCGGGCGCGGGGCAGGCGTACATCCGCCAGCCGCTGCTCTCCCCTCACAACATGTACCTGCTGATCCTGAGCGAGCAGGGCCTGATCGGCCTGATCGCGCTGGCGGGCGGCTGGGCGGCGCTGCTGGTCGCGGGGCTCCGGCGGCTCGCAGCCGGCGAGCGGATCCGGGACTGCGGGCTGATCGCGACGGGGCTGTTCGTGTGGCAGCTGACCGACTTCCTCTACGCCGACATCGGGGGGCCGTCCACCGTGCTGACCGGAGTGATCATCGGCCTGGCGGCCTGGTGGGCGCTGCCCTCCCCGGGCGCCGCGGGTCCCTTGCGTGGGGCTGCTGCGGTGTCCGGGGCCGCCGGCGGTGCGGGTGCACGGGGTAGGGCCCCCGGGGTTGCGGCCCGCCGGTGA